Part of the Neisseria brasiliensis genome is shown below.
GCTTACTCGCGCCGGTGAAGTGTTCCTGCCTGAAGCCGAAGCCCTGCTGCAACACAAGCACAAGCTCGAGCAATTTGCCAAAACATTGGCGCAAGATTTCACCGAAGAAACCCAGCTCGGCATCATCCACCCGATTGATTCCACCAAACTCGCCAACCTGACCGCCCTCATCAACCAAAACGCACCCAATACCCGCCTGCACATCCAATACGGCATGAGCGGCGAAATTCTCTCACGCATTCAAAATAAAACGCTGCACGGCGGCTTTTTCTTGGGCAACATCAACCAGCGCGGCATTTGCAGCCTGTTTCTGCAAAACCTGTCTTACTCGCTGATTTGCCCGCAAGGCGAAGAAGCCGCCATTCGCGCCAACCCGAAAAGCCTGGAAAATTACACTTGGATCGAAATGTCGGGCGTATCCGGCAGCAGCAAGCACCTGCAACAATTCTGGCGCGCCAACCGCCTGTCGCCAAAGCGCCAAATCTTATGTGATTATCCACAAGCCATTTTGGATTTGGTGATTAACGGCATAGGTGTGGCGATGGTGCCGAGCAACAAAGCCGATGCCGCTATTCGCGATGGCCGTCCGCTGTCGGTGTTGGAAGAATACCGCCAAACCATGCCGATGCATTTTATTTACGCCAGCGAATATGAAGACAACCCCGATTTGCAACTGTTGAAACAAAGTGTAGAAGAAATTTGGCAGATTAAGCCGAATTAAAACGCGGCCTGAGACCTTTGCAAGACTGATGAATCATCAATAAAACCCAAACTGCCGTCATTCCCGTGCAGGCGGGAATCTATCTCAGAATTCAGGAAACCTATTTTATTCAATAATTTGCCATACTCAAAAATGGATTCCCGCCTACGCGGGAATGACGGCGTTTTATGTTTGCTGACTTTTAAAGGCCCTTACATTCGCCTAACAAGTGCAATTTCCAATAACAGAAAAGGCCGGTATGCGGTAGTATACTGCCTTTCCTGACAAGAAAGATTGCAATATGGCCTACACACAACTGACCTCACACCAAAGATACTACATTTCCAGACATTACCGCAACCTACCCCTAAACCAAATCGCACAGAACATCGGTTGTCATCCCGCCACCGTCAGTCGGGAAATCAGACGGCATTCCGTCAACGGAACCTACTGTTACCGAAAAGCACAACAGCAAAGCGAAGTTAAAAAGAAAAACAAAAAGCCAACCAAACTGACTACTGCCGTCAAACAGACTGTTAACAAACTGATTACCCAAAAATACAGCCCCGAACAAGTCTGCGGCTACCTGCTGAAACATCAACACATCAAACTGCACCACAGCACCCTTTACCGCTATCTCGCCAAAGACCGTCAAAACGGCGGCGACCTGTACACCCATCTGCGTATCGTTTCCAAACCCTACCGCAGAAAATACGGCAGCGGTGCATGGACAAAAGGCAGCGTACCGGACAGAACCGACATTGAACACAGACCTG
Proteins encoded:
- a CDS encoding LysR family transcriptional regulator — encoded protein: MDINQLKSFVTVAHQGNLTQAAERLFLSQPAVSAQIKAIENDLGTPLFNRTSNGMTLTRAGEVFLPEAEALLQHKHKLEQFAKTLAQDFTEETQLGIIHPIDSTKLANLTALINQNAPNTRLHIQYGMSGEILSRIQNKTLHGGFFLGNINQRGICSLFLQNLSYSLICPQGEEAAIRANPKSLENYTWIEMSGVSGSSKHLQQFWRANRLSPKRQILCDYPQAILDLVINGIGVAMVPSNKADAAIRDGRPLSVLEEYRQTMPMHFIYASEYEDNPDLQLLKQSVEEIWQIKPN